Proteins co-encoded in one Nonlabens agnitus genomic window:
- a CDS encoding nuclear transport factor 2 family protein: protein MRSFLFAAFLAFFITGCSSYQTIPETQVNQVIDQWHEAAANAQFETYFDLMSNDAVFIGTDATENWQLEEFKAFAKPFFDKGKAWSFTSLERNIYSVNGVTYFDELLDTQMGVCRGSGVIKKQNGKPVIAHYVLSIAVPNDNVASLTEMKKIWDASYIKELKSR, encoded by the coding sequence ATGAGATCTTTTCTTTTTGCAGCATTCCTCGCGTTTTTCATCACTGGCTGTTCAAGCTATCAAACCATACCTGAAACTCAAGTGAACCAGGTCATAGATCAATGGCACGAAGCTGCTGCTAATGCGCAATTTGAAACCTATTTTGATCTTATGTCAAATGATGCCGTTTTTATAGGAACTGATGCAACAGAAAACTGGCAACTAGAAGAATTTAAAGCATTTGCAAAGCCTTTTTTTGATAAAGGAAAAGCCTGGTCTTTCACCTCGCTGGAACGTAATATTTACAGCGTTAATGGTGTCACTTATTTTGATGAGCTGCTGGACACACAAATGGGAGTATGTCGTGGTAGTGGCGTGATTAAAAAGCAAAATGGCAAGCCTGTCATCGCTCATTACGTTTTGTCCATCGCGGTACCCAATGACAATGTAGCTAGCCTGACTGAAATGAAAAAAATCTGGGATGCTTCCTACATCAAAGAATTGAAATCCCGATAA
- a CDS encoding DNA-3-methyladenine glycosylase I translates to MEINNKKHRCGWCGQDPLYQQYHDQEWGVPVYDDQRLFEFLILETMQAGLSWITILKKRENYREALDHFNAVKIAEYDDEKHQELLSNPGIIRNKLKIKSITTNAQIFLDLQQRHGSFSKFIWSYVDHEPITNHWKTYKDIPPNTPLSDQLSKDLKKMGFKFVGSTIVYAFMQATGMVNDHEINCYRYDEV, encoded by the coding sequence ATGGAAATCAACAATAAAAAACATCGTTGTGGCTGGTGCGGGCAAGACCCTTTGTATCAACAATACCACGATCAAGAATGGGGCGTTCCCGTTTATGATGACCAGCGGCTGTTTGAATTTCTTATTCTAGAGACCATGCAGGCAGGATTAAGCTGGATTACCATTCTTAAAAAGAGAGAAAATTATAGGGAAGCGTTGGATCATTTTAATGCTGTAAAAATTGCCGAATACGATGATGAGAAGCATCAAGAACTACTCTCAAATCCTGGGATTATAAGAAACAAGCTCAAGATAAAATCCATCACCACAAATGCGCAGATATTCTTAGACCTGCAGCAAAGACACGGCAGTTTCTCAAAATTTATCTGGTCCTATGTCGATCACGAACCCATTACCAATCACTGGAAAACCTATAAGGACATCCCGCCAAACACACCACTTTCAGACCAACTTTCTAAGGACCTTAAAAAAATGGGGTTTAAGTTTGTAGGCAGCACCATTGTCTATGCCTTCATGCAGGCGACAGGAATGGTTAACGATCACGAGATCAATTGTTACCGTTATGATGAAGTATAG
- a CDS encoding DUF2490 domain-containing protein: MTSYFFRVLLFLLPTLVLGQVADQVVFQPAIKVSWNPASRWSFNTAVEQRTQINDDAQAISMQLTQFGQYEVGFYSLIGIGVMYRELFDDNLPEEVRFMGQYVYTKKYNQLQLAHRLRWDQRLRGDRLTHRWRYRLSGSIPLNGNDLNPSEYYVVSHLETLFIAEDGLRPIYEQRVGLGIGRQIGSSYKLQLNTQYRWLDITAATTTSLFLNVALYASL; the protein is encoded by the coding sequence ATGACTTCCTACTTTTTTAGGGTTCTTCTATTCTTGCTGCCTACGCTGGTCTTAGGTCAGGTGGCAGATCAAGTGGTCTTTCAGCCAGCGATCAAAGTCTCGTGGAACCCAGCTTCCAGATGGAGCTTTAACACAGCGGTAGAACAAAGAACGCAGATTAATGATGATGCCCAAGCTATTAGTATGCAGCTCACTCAATTTGGACAGTATGAAGTAGGTTTTTATTCCCTGATAGGAATAGGCGTGATGTATAGAGAATTATTTGATGACAACCTGCCTGAGGAAGTACGGTTCATGGGACAATATGTTTACACTAAAAAATACAATCAATTACAACTAGCTCATCGACTGCGCTGGGACCAGCGTTTGCGAGGTGATCGTTTGACACATCGCTGGCGTTATCGTCTTTCAGGATCTATACCTCTCAACGGTAATGACTTGAATCCGTCAGAATATTATGTGGTTTCCCATCTAGAAACCTTATTCATTGCGGAAGATGGTTTACGCCCTATCTATGAACAGCGCGTCGGTTTAGGAATAGGTAGGCAAATCGGGTCTAGCTACAAGTTACAACTCAACACACAGTATCGATGGCTGGATATAACAGCTGCGACGACAACATCTTTATTTTTGAATGTGGCTCTTTATGCCAGCCTATAG
- the aat gene encoding leucyl/phenylalanyl-tRNA--protein transferase produces the protein MKILGPDLEFPHPNTADAHGLLAIGGDLSVERLMLAYRSGIFPWYSDGDPICWWSPDPRMVFDLKSQKPMKISKSLRQSRRNKRYHIKENTCFEDVMRACMNAKRGLHEGTWINEEMITAYTALHKLGMAKSIEVFENDRLVGGLYGIDLKTQKNFCGESMFSHKTDASKIALWYLVEKLAKDDYNLIDAQLYNDHLASLGAMEIDRKVFLSYL, from the coding sequence ATGAAAATTTTAGGACCTGATCTTGAATTCCCGCATCCCAACACGGCAGATGCTCACGGTCTACTGGCCATAGGCGGTGATTTGAGTGTAGAGCGCCTGATGCTCGCCTACAGGTCTGGAATTTTTCCCTGGTACAGCGACGGTGATCCTATCTGCTGGTGGTCTCCAGATCCCAGAATGGTTTTTGACCTCAAGTCTCAAAAACCCATGAAGATTTCAAAATCTCTAAGACAAAGCCGCAGAAACAAAAGATATCACATCAAGGAAAACACCTGTTTTGAAGACGTGATGCGCGCCTGCATGAATGCCAAAAGAGGTTTACATGAAGGTACCTGGATCAATGAAGAGATGATTACCGCATACACAGCACTACATAAATTAGGAATGGCAAAGAGCATCGAGGTTTTTGAAAATGACCGGTTGGTAGGTGGTTTATACGGTATAGACCTTAAAACTCAAAAAAATTTTTGTGGTGAGAGCATGTTCTCCCATAAAACCGATGCTAGTAAAATAGCGCTATGGTATCTGGTAGAGAAATTGGCCAAAGACGATTATAACCTGATCGACGCACAACTGTACAATGATCACCTCGCCAGCTTAGGCGCCATGGAGATCGATAGAAAGGTTTTTCTATCCTATCTATAG
- a CDS encoding DUF3127 domain-containing protein encodes MEVQGKIKLIGETKTYGSNGFQKREMVVTTEEQYPQPLMIEFVQDKTSLLDAFNVGDPVKVGINLRGREWQSPQGEIKYFNSITGWRIEKVGAAAPGAGEVPPFDEYEPIKNSSDEDHDDLPF; translated from the coding sequence ATGGAAGTTCAAGGAAAAATCAAACTAATAGGAGAAACCAAAACTTATGGATCGAATGGTTTCCAGAAACGCGAGATGGTCGTAACGACTGAAGAGCAATACCCACAACCCCTTATGATTGAGTTCGTACAGGACAAAACGAGCCTGTTAGACGCCTTCAATGTAGGCGACCCAGTAAAGGTTGGTATCAATTTACGCGGTCGTGAATGGCAAAGCCCTCAAGGCGAGATCAAATATTTCAACTCCATCACAGGATGGCGTATTGAGAAAGTAGGTGCAGCTGCGCCAGGCGCTGGTGAAGTACCACCGTTTGATGAGTATGAGCCCATCAAGAATTCTAGCGATGAAGATCACGACGATCTTCCTTTCTAG